The Gracilimonas sediminicola sequence ACAGGGAGCTACTTTTCCTCTTCTGCCTTTCGGCCAAGAACTGCCCTGCGGTCAAACAGGACAGATCGGGTTCGGGGTACAAAAATCAGTAGAAAACCTCTATCTCCCGTTCCACCAATTCCATATCCATCTGTGGTCAAATCCGTGTACCTATCGTTGTCTTAACTTTATTATGTAGTTCTGAAAAAGCCATTTCATCCAGCTTCTCATAAGCAATAGATTTGGGCATCAGAAACCGTTCGCCTTTAAGGTTTATAGTCTCTGTAAAGAACCCTGAATACATTTCCATAGCTTTGCGAAAGCTGTTTACATCAGGCCAGTTTGATTCCAGGTGCTCAGGCAGATTCTCATACACCTTGTTAAAAAAGGCGAAGTATTTACGGTGATGGCGAGGATTGCGAACCTTGCTGTACTTAATCATAATCGGTTCACCTGCAGGAAGCTTATTCATCCGAACCTGAGCTTCTACATCAACAGGAAATAACTTTCCGCTTTGTTTTGATACCCAGAGTTTCATGCAGGAACACCGTTTTTATTCGCTATGCTTTCAAGCTCTGCCTTCAAGTCTTTATTGACCTTGAATTTCGAGTACACGTAAGCCATATCACATTTGCCACTACTAAGGGCATTCGTTACATTTTTCCAGTCCTCAGTGAGCTTATCTGACTTAAACTCAGTCTTGTTTAGCCACGGCTTATCATCATATTGGCTTTTGCCGACCGGCTTCTTTTTGCTTGAAGCCTTATTTGCATCATCATCCTCTTCTGATAGTGCTAATAGCGCCTTTAGCGTATATCGCCTGTAATAAGTGATGGCAGAACCTATCTTTTGAGGGTCCTCAATGTTTGGAAGCGGAATAGATGACTCCATTGTATCACCAGTTTCCAAGTCCTCAATAATGGAGTACACCTCACCGTTTTTAATGGGCTGTGTAAGTAGTAGTTTGTTGGTCTCAAAAAACCCGTGCGTTTCATCAAGCAACGAGTTGATGTCGAAGTAAGCGCTGTGATAGAATGGATTTTCTTTATCCTTAATCAGCTTACCTATCGTGTTTCGTATCTCAAATATTTTAGTCTTTAATCCTTTACTCATTTTGCCTTCTCCAATTTCAGATAGCCTTTACCCTGCTTCACTTCCACAGGCTCTATCATTTCCCCACTTTCCTGGTCGATGATTTCCACGCCGTTCTTAGTAGCGGTTTTGATTAGCTCACGAACCCGCTTCACTTCCTTGTCCGCATCTACATACATCGGGCATTGCTTGTACTGATAAGAAGTGCGCCCCTTCACATGACTGATTTTACTCCCCATCACGATTAAATCTTCTTTGTCATCGAGTTGGGTTAGCTCATCAACCACGCCGGACTCTACCTTGCCAATGGCATTATTAAGAATCTCTTCAACCTGCTCTTTGATAGATCGTAATTGAACATAAGCCTCCGACGCTTTCATATGTCCGTGTTCATATTCGCTTACTAAATCTTCGGCTCGGTTTAGTTCGGGTTGAAACCCTACTTCGGGGCTGTAATCCCCTAAAACATTATCTTGTGTGTCTAATAAACTCATCCTAACACCCCCGCTTTACTGTATTCATGTTCAGCTATTTCATCTTCGTAGTGCTTCTTTTCATCGAAGTACATTTTAGAAAGCTCTTCCAAAAACACCCGTCTTTCCTCAAGCTCTGCTTTTACCTGCTTGGTAAGTGCTTCCTGCATTACTTCTTGTTCGCACACGTATTCAGCTAATTTCTGCGTATCTATCTCACTGGGAATGCCAAATTCGTTACTGCTTCCCATGCTGTCGAATACAGCCTTTACCGCAGAAGGAATAGCCTCTGTTATCGTTTGTGGGTTTTTCATATCTTATCCTCAGTTATTATTTCCAAGCCCGTGTAGCTCCAAACTGCCGGGCTTTTTTATGTCGTTGATTTTAGTTCTAAAAATTCCTTTTCCTTGATGTAAGTAGAAGTTGGACTGTCATGGGTCTTCTTCTTTCCATTGGCTTCATACCGGTTTAGTAAGCCTCGTTTAAACATCCCGTTTACTGTGCTTCGGGTTATCCCGGTCAGCTTCACAAAGTCGGCTACCGAGATAAATCCATCCGCGCCAATCATCGGCCCGCGATAG is a genomic window containing:
- a CDS encoding DUF1367 family protein — its product is MKLWVSKQSGKLFPVDVEAQVRMNKLPAGEPIMIKYSKVRNPRHHRKYFAFFNKVYENLPEHLESNWPDVNSFRKAMEMYSGFFTETINLKGERFLMPKSIAYEKLDEMAFSELHNKVKTTIGTRI
- a CDS encoding ERF family protein, which encodes MSKGLKTKIFEIRNTIGKLIKDKENPFYHSAYFDINSLLDETHGFFETNKLLLTQPIKNGEVYSIIEDLETGDTMESSIPLPNIEDPQKIGSAITYYRRYTLKALLALSEEDDDANKASSKKKPVGKSQYDDKPWLNKTEFKSDKLTEDWKNVTNALSSGKCDMAYVYSKFKVNKDLKAELESIANKNGVPA